In Melospiza georgiana isolate bMelGeo1 chromosome 8, bMelGeo1.pri, whole genome shotgun sequence, one genomic interval encodes:
- the SYNPO2L gene encoding synaptopodin 2-like protein has protein sequence MGAEEEMLITLSGGAPWGFRLQGGSEQKRPLQVSKIRKRSKACRGGLWENDVLVSINGKSCAGLSHANAMQIIDSSNGMLNIRVKRIVGGDQTGPWLQRSPSPGQRVLSPPSAPSPSAQSLSSEAAGAPATTQPSQPWRSQRHLESLTSPPDSEAYYGETDSDADNVAQEKQRRARRRSPRSPPDSTSGRADAPQDEVSLSEQSGYESMPEAAAQGGAEPASSGGVAKREIVCLPGSRTDTPFSDSEGQLRPPSAEGREPSPEAMLLPHATKAIRAERHLIPMVGPVEHPIDEDLTTTYTEKAKQAKLHRHESIQEKNVKEAKTKCRTIASLLTDAPNPHSKGVLMFKKRRQRAKKYTLVSFGSVDEDRSYEEEDGVFPTSESEFDEEGFSDARSLTNHSDWDNTYLDIEKSKSDSEQKEEKQKGLSEASGKGARLFEQQRERAGKYTVEKTPVQKSPELAPAAQPKQGTVNGDMPVPQKADNVPLSIHLEAVQVPSKQPATVPTQLLTAPSPTFFPPPPGTPDPFSASSTSMFNRSARPFTPGFSGQRPATSSVIFRPPAPKKPTESLGGQSTVVPPFSPLVPGTPANAPVPTQRGPVSSSTSLYIPAPGRPTSPLESQPKGGGSASEVKPSANTARTSTTSIFLSTPSKPGGDVASAASQPRVPGTASSSLYISPAPSQHMRSSSPVPKQPSPAITPATPRPPSEPLTSREQRIAVPAPRTGILQEARRRGNKKPMFSKIEEKKKNSPNPELLSLVQNLDEKPKGDHPAAGFESGPEEDFLSLGAEACNFMQSSGRKFKTPPPVAPKPQQDAGLVNGAQDMPQLKGKGAELFAKRQSRMDKYVVETTPKPESKPRTPSPSPSLPSCWKYSPNIRAPPPIAYNPMHSPFYPLAASKSQASKAESKVKKAPGQKSGIKVIDLMRHQPYQLKSAMFCFGDPPSPSTQTTPGQPTPQASSSFVAAKQVPVKIAKTQEIRRFSTPAPMPASSSLAPTVLMPRSATTLDEPLWRTEMASSAPATPAPFQVELSPSPKPYQSSPEPGQVGQGPPPNSASASRFQVARPKFSAARTGMQANVWRPSFGHH, from the exons GATAGTTGGTGGGGACCAGACTGGCCCGTGGCTCCAGCGCTCCCCTTCTCCAGGGCAGCGAGTGCTCTCTCCACCATCTGCGCCCAGCCCCTCAGCACAGTCACTCAGCTctgaagcagcaggagccccagcCACCACTCAGCCCTCGCAGCCATGGAGGTCACAGAGGCACCTGGAGAGCCTCACGTCCCCACCGGACAGCGAGGCCTACTATGGTGAGACCGACAGCGACGCTGACAACGTGGCGCAGGAGAAGCAGCGCCGCGCTCGCAGGAGGAGCCCGCGCTCCCCGCCGGACAGCACCAGCGGCAGGGCGGACGCGCCTCAGGACGAGGTGTCCCTGTCCGAGCAGAGCGGCTACGAGAGCATGCCCGAGGCTGCGGCACAGGGGGGAGCCGAGCCCGCCAGCTCCGGCGGGGTGGCCAAGAGGGAGATTGTGTGCCTGCCTGGCAGCCGCACGGACACTCCGTTCTCGGACAGCGAGGGACAGCTGCGGCCGCCGTCAGCAGAGGGGCGGGAGCCTTCCCCAGAGGCCATGCTCCTGCCGCACGCCACCAAGGCCATCCGAGCGGAGCGCCACCTCATCCCCATGGTGGGGCCGGTTGAACACCCGATTGATGAAGACCTGACCACCACCTATACAGAGAAAGCCAAGCAGGCCA AGCTCCACCGCCACGAAAGCATCCAGGAGAAGAATGTGAAAGAAGCCAAAACCAAGTGCAGAACCATTGCATCCCTGCTGACAGATGCACCCAACCCCCACTCCAAGGGGGTGCTGATGTTTAAGAAACGCAGGCAGAGGGCTAAGAAGTATACATTGGTGAGCTTTGGCAGTGTGGATGAAGACCGCTCCTACGAGGAGGAAGACGGAGTTTTTCCAACCAGTGAATCTGAATTTGATGAGGAAGGTTTCTCTGATGCCCGAAGCCTAACTAATCACTCAGACTGGGACAACACTTACCTAGACATTGAAAAGTCCAAATCTGACTCTGAACAGAAGGAAGAGAAGCAAAAAGGTTTGAGTGAAGCTTCAGGTAAAGGAGCACGATTATTTgagcagcagagggaacggGCTGGGAAGTACACAGTTGAGAAAACTCCAGTGCAGAAGAGCCCAGAGCTTGCCCCAGCTGCCCAGCCAAAGCAGGGCACAGTGAACGGAGATATGCCTGTGCCACAGAAGGCAGACAACGTGCCCCTCAGCATCCACCTGGAGGCTGTGCAAGTGCCCAGCAAGCAGCCAGCCACTGTCCCCACTCAGCTCCTgactgcccccagccccactttcttccctcctccccccgGCACCCCCGACCCCTTCTCTGCAAGTTCAACAAGCATGTTCAACAGGTCTGCACGGCCCTTTACTCCTGGCTTTTCTGGTCAGCGTCCAGCAACATCCTCTGTCATTTTTAGGCCACCTGcacccaaaaaacccactgaaagTCTGGGTGGGCAAAGCACAGTGGTTCCCCCTTTCTCACCTCTGGTTCCAGGAACACCTGCCAATGCCCCAGTGCCAACACAGCGTGGTCCAGTCAGCTCCTCCACATCTCTGTATATTCCTGCACCAGGAAGACCAACATCACCACTGGAGTCACAGCCAAAAGGGGGAGGAAGCGCTTCAGAGGTCAAGCCTTCTGCCAACACTGCCCGGACATCCACCACCTCTATCTTTCTGTCAACTCCCTCAAAGCCAGGAGGGGATGTGGCCTCCGCAGCATCCCAGCCACGAGTCCCTGGAACAGCCTCTTCTTCATTGTATATTAGTCCAGCACCATCACAGCACATGAGAAGCAGCTCCCCTGTGCCAAAACAGCCTTCTCCTGCCATAACTCCAGCAACGCCACGACCTCCTTCAGAGCCCTTAACCTCCAGGGAGCAGAGGAttgctgtgccagctccccGCACAGGCATCCTGCAGGAGGCTCGCCGACGGGGCAACAAGAAACCCATGTTCAGTAAGAttgaggagaagaagaagaattcACCCAACCCTGAGCTCCTGTCTCTGGTGCAGAACCTGGATGAGAAGCCAAAGGGTGACCACCCTGCGGCAGGCTTTGAGTCTGGGCCTGAGGAGGACTTCCTCAGCCTGGGTGCTGAGGCCTGCAACTTCATGCAGTCCTCAGGCCGCAAGTTCAAGACCCCACCTCCGGTGGCCCCCAAGCCTCAGCAAGATGCTGGATTGGTCAATGGGGCCCAGGACATGCCTCAGCTTAAAGGCAAGGGGGCAGAGCTCTTTGCCAAACGCCAGAGCCGCATGGACAAATATGTGGTGGAAACAACACCGAAGCCAGAGTCCAAGCCCAGGaccccctctccatccccttcTCTACCCTCATGCTGGAAATATTCACCCAACATCCGGGCTCCCCCTCCGATAGCTTACAACCCAATGCATTCCCCTTTCTATCCTCTGGCAGCCAGCAAATCTCAGGCTAGCAAAGCAGAGAGCAAAGTGAAAAAGGCACCTGGCCAGAAATCAGGGATCAAGGTCATTGATTTAATGCGCCACCAGCCCTATCAATTGAAGTCAGCCATGTTCTGTTTTGGGGATCCCCCAAGCCCCAGCACTCAGACTACTCCTGGTCAGCCAACCCCACAGGCTAGCTCATCCTTCGTGGCAGCCAAGCAGGTCCCTGTGAAAATAGCCAAGACCCAGGAGATTCGTCGCTTCTCCACTCCGGCTCCCATGCCAGcctccagcagcctggcacCCACTGTGCTTATGCCCCGCTCAGCCACCACGCTGGATGAGCCATTGTGGAGAACAGAAATGGCCTCTTCTGCCCCTGCTACACCAGCACCCTTCCAGGTGGAGCTCAGCCCCTCCCCTAAGCCATATCAGAGCTCCCCAGAGCctggacaggtgggacagggaccTCCTCCAAACTCAGCCTCTGCCTCTCGGTTTCAGGTGGCCAGGCCCAAATTCTCTGCAGCAAGAACAGGCATGCAGGCCAATGTGTGGAGGCCAAGTTTTGGCCATCACTGA